In bacterium, the following are encoded in one genomic region:
- a CDS encoding DNA-directed RNA polymerase subunit omega — MQNLKKYIFTQKGSAEDKLETFTPPLRGMTKYELVLLLAKRAREINQLRIDLQKKYNVHLIEKRKPIMMALDEYLRGELGPRESFSPEKR; from the coding sequence ATGCAGAACCTTAAGAAATACATATTCACTCAAAAGGGGTCGGCCGAGGATAAGCTGGAAACCTTTACGCCGCCGCTTCGTGGGATGACGAAATACGAGCTCGTGCTGCTTCTGGCGAAAAGGGCAAGGGAAATAAACCAGCTCAGAATAGACCTGCAAAAAAAGTATAATGTTCATCTCATAGAGAAGCGCAAACCGATAATGATGGCGCTCGATGAATATCTTAGAGGGGAGTTAGGGCCGCGGGAAAGTTTCTCCCCCGAGAAAAGG